A genomic window from Exiguobacterium acetylicum DSM 20416 includes:
- a CDS encoding carbohydrate ABC transporter permease, whose amino-acid sequence MSTAQPLPTPQEEKPKRSKKTRGRYSLRLGTVELAALLMGLLYMIPFYYVVSNSFKTQGDIFTNTTGLPKEWMTSNYSEAWEAMNFGKVFLNSVIITVGANAVIIIFCSMAAWKLVRTKTRLSTIIFFLFVAAMIIPFQSIMIPLSKLSGDLGLQNSYWGLILMYLGFGSGLSIFLYHGFMKSIPEEIEEAAIIDGCSQWGVFWRIVFPLLKPITVTIIILNTLWIWNDFLLPSLMLRDVDLRTIPLATFYFFGQYTKQWDLALAGLVLGIIPLLLFFFALQKQIIQGITSGSIK is encoded by the coding sequence ATGAGTACAGCACAACCATTACCCACTCCGCAAGAGGAGAAACCGAAGCGCTCTAAAAAGACGAGAGGTCGTTATTCACTCCGTCTTGGAACGGTCGAACTGGCAGCCTTATTGATGGGGCTACTGTACATGATCCCGTTTTATTACGTTGTCTCGAATTCTTTCAAGACGCAGGGCGATATCTTTACGAACACAACGGGTCTACCAAAGGAATGGATGACGTCCAACTATTCAGAAGCATGGGAAGCCATGAACTTCGGAAAAGTCTTTTTAAACTCCGTCATCATTACAGTCGGCGCTAACGCGGTCATCATCATCTTTTGTTCGATGGCGGCCTGGAAACTCGTCCGGACGAAAACACGCTTGTCGACGATCATCTTTTTCTTATTCGTTGCGGCGATGATCATTCCATTCCAATCGATCATGATTCCCTTATCGAAACTGTCTGGTGATCTCGGATTGCAGAACAGTTATTGGGGATTGATTCTGATGTATCTTGGCTTCGGGTCAGGATTATCGATTTTCTTATACCATGGATTTATGAAGTCGATTCCAGAAGAAATCGAGGAGGCGGCCATCATTGATGGTTGTTCACAATGGGGTGTGTTCTGGCGCATCGTGTTCCCATTACTCAAGCCCATCACGGTGACGATCATCATCTTGAACACGCTTTGGATTTGGAACGATTTCCTACTGCCATCGCTCATGTTACGAGACGTCGATTTACGAACGATTCCACTCGCGACGTTCTATTTCTTCGGTCAGTATACGAAGCAGTGGGACTTAGCACTTGCCGGACTCGTCCTCGGGATCATTCCGTTATTGTTGTTCTTCTTTGCCTTGCAAAAACAGATCATTCAAGGAATTACGAGTGGATCGATCAAATAA
- a CDS encoding alpha/beta fold hydrolase, whose protein sequence is MTIDHSHWIASDGYTTTLHSLEAHDPKGVVIVFHGMMEHGARYEEFAEFLYAHHYHTIIADLRCFGTRAAQLGTLGHLEPNQGFKQLMQDAEELVTDIKERYPTLPVFIFGHSFGSLIARRIGQTLGHTVAGIIASGPPTSTGLLGNVSQKLVERQIHQLSATHPAERFGQLVFGRYNLRFFPALSKNAWLSSDPQSVMRYDADPLSGQTVTLGFFHELLHATKLVNALASIYQHPRHLPLLLLAGGDDAVAFDGKGIHHLFDMYNRVRVDAVQLTIYRGLRHELFHEFERIRVFADIASWLNKQVNPAAKQSSSRSS, encoded by the coding sequence ATGACGATTGATCATTCACATTGGATAGCCTCTGACGGCTATACTACGACATTGCATAGCCTCGAAGCCCATGATCCTAAAGGAGTCGTGATCGTCTTTCACGGGATGATGGAGCATGGCGCACGGTATGAGGAATTCGCAGAATTCCTCTATGCGCATCATTACCACACGATCATCGCAGACTTACGCTGTTTCGGAACCCGAGCAGCACAGCTCGGAACGCTCGGACACCTCGAGCCGAATCAGGGTTTTAAACAATTGATGCAGGATGCAGAAGAACTCGTCACTGACATCAAAGAGCGTTATCCGACGTTACCTGTTTTCATTTTCGGTCATAGTTTTGGTTCGTTGATCGCTCGCCGGATCGGTCAAACACTCGGCCATACAGTAGCCGGAATCATCGCGAGTGGACCCCCAACTAGTACAGGTTTACTCGGTAATGTCAGTCAAAAACTCGTCGAACGTCAAATCCATCAGCTGTCAGCGACACACCCTGCTGAACGTTTTGGACAACTCGTGTTCGGACGGTATAACTTACGCTTCTTCCCAGCGCTTTCTAAAAATGCTTGGCTCTCTTCGGATCCACAATCCGTCATGCGCTATGATGCAGATCCATTGTCCGGTCAAACGGTCACATTAGGGTTCTTCCACGAACTCTTGCATGCAACGAAACTCGTCAACGCACTTGCTTCCATCTATCAGCATCCACGTCATTTACCCCTCTTATTGCTTGCTGGTGGGGATGACGCGGTCGCGTTCGATGGAAAGGGTATTCATCATTTGTTTGATATGTATAATCGCGTCCGTGTCGATGCCGTACAGCTGACGATTTATCGAGGGTTACGTCACGAGCTCTTCCATGAGTTCGAACGTATCCGCGTTTTCGCAGATATCGCGAGCTGGTTGAATAAACAAGTCAATCCAGCAGCTAAACAGTCATCTTCCCGTTCTTCTTAA
- a CDS encoding formate--tetrahydrofolate ligase, which produces MEKTIRSDLEIAQQTVLRPIREIADRIGLQEEDFDTYGKYKAKLTDGLLNRLATKSDGKLILVTAINPTAAGEGKSTVTVGLGQALHRAKHKTMICLREPSLGPTMGLKGGACGGGYSQVLPMEEINLHFTGDMHAITSAHNTISALLDNHLHQGNILGIDPRRIVWKRVLDLNDRALRQVTIGLGGPAHGVPRQDGFDITVASEIMAVLCLADSITDLERRLSRIVVAYTYDQQPVTVKDIQASGAATLLLKDAFRPNLVQTVEGTPALIHGGPFANIAHGCNSLIATQTALKLSDYVVTEAGFGADLGAEKFFNIKSRIGGLHPDAVVIVATVRALKMHGGVDKTQLSEENLAALTDGLALLEKHVETMSLFGVPAVVALNRFFTDTEAERNMILEWCQDRNIRVAESEVFSKGGAGGEALVTEVMQALEEPSQFRPLYPDVLPLRQKIERIAKRVYGAADVHFEAKALRELERCTEMGLNELPICMAKTPFSLTDDPARYGRVEDFTITVREIRPSVGAGFIVALTGNVLTMPGLPAVPAAFHMGVSEDGQVFGLS; this is translated from the coding sequence ATGGAAAAGACCATTCGTTCGGACTTAGAAATCGCACAACAAACCGTCTTACGCCCGATTCGAGAAATTGCGGACCGGATTGGTTTGCAAGAAGAGGATTTTGATACGTACGGAAAGTATAAAGCGAAGTTGACAGACGGACTGTTGAACCGATTGGCAACGAAATCTGACGGTAAACTGATTCTTGTCACTGCCATCAATCCGACAGCCGCCGGTGAAGGAAAATCAACCGTCACTGTCGGACTCGGACAAGCGTTGCATCGGGCAAAACATAAGACGATGATTTGTTTACGGGAACCCTCACTCGGTCCAACGATGGGCTTAAAAGGTGGCGCGTGTGGTGGTGGCTATAGCCAAGTCCTACCGATGGAAGAGATCAATCTGCATTTCACAGGCGATATGCATGCGATCACATCTGCTCATAATACAATCAGTGCCTTGCTCGACAATCACCTGCATCAAGGTAATATCCTTGGCATCGATCCGCGTCGTATCGTCTGGAAACGCGTTCTTGATTTGAATGACCGTGCCTTGCGCCAAGTCACGATTGGTCTCGGTGGTCCTGCTCATGGCGTACCGCGTCAAGATGGGTTCGATATCACGGTCGCTTCCGAGATCATGGCGGTCCTCTGTCTAGCAGACTCTATCACGGATCTCGAACGACGCTTGAGCCGCATCGTCGTCGCGTATACGTACGATCAACAGCCGGTTACGGTCAAAGATATTCAGGCGTCAGGAGCTGCGACGTTGCTTCTAAAAGATGCGTTTCGTCCGAACCTCGTTCAAACCGTCGAAGGAACACCGGCACTGATTCACGGTGGACCGTTCGCGAACATCGCACATGGTTGTAACTCTTTGATTGCAACGCAAACTGCACTGAAGCTAAGTGATTACGTTGTCACAGAAGCAGGATTCGGAGCTGATTTAGGTGCCGAAAAGTTCTTCAACATCAAATCACGGATTGGCGGACTCCACCCGGATGCCGTCGTCATCGTCGCTACGGTTCGTGCCTTGAAGATGCATGGTGGTGTCGACAAAACGCAACTCAGCGAAGAAAATCTCGCTGCCTTAACAGATGGTCTTGCGTTACTTGAAAAACACGTCGAGACGATGAGTCTGTTCGGCGTCCCTGCCGTCGTTGCCTTGAATCGTTTCTTCACTGACACGGAAGCAGAACGGAACATGATCCTAGAATGGTGTCAGGATCGTAATATTCGTGTCGCGGAAAGTGAGGTCTTCAGTAAAGGGGGGGCTGGCGGCGAAGCACTCGTCACGGAAGTCATGCAAGCTCTTGAGGAACCGAGCCAGTTCCGCCCACTGTATCCTGACGTCTTACCGCTTCGTCAAAAGATCGAGCGTATCGCAAAGCGTGTCTACGGTGCAGCCGACGTTCATTTTGAAGCCAAAGCGCTTCGCGAACTCGAACGGTGTACGGAGATGGGATTGAATGAGTTACCGATTTGTATGGCAAAAACACCATTTTCTTTAACCGATGACCCTGCTCGTTATGGTCGTGTCGAAGACTTCACGATCACGGTCCGCGAAATCCGACCATCGGTTGGTGCAGGGTTCATCGTTGCATTGACTGGGAATGTATTAACGATGCCAGGATTACCCGCAGTTCCTGCCGCCTTCCATATGGGCGTTTCGGAAGACGGACAGGTATTCGGACTTTCTTGA
- a CDS encoding carbohydrate ABC transporter permease, whose product MTSGQKKWKRGLDFWLFVGPVFLVFAVIVLVPFFNGVMYSFTDWNGVTGELNWIGFDNYVRLFTSDEQFQQSFWLTTKYTVVAVILTNVVGFILAFLLTQNIRTRNFLRTIFFMPNLIGGLILGFVWQFIYVKGFASIGELTGWSIFELPWLGDARTGFWGIVIVSIWQGGGYIMVIYIAALQNVPQELIEAAKIDGANRLSTLRNITLPLIMPSVTICLFLTISWSFKLFDTNLSLTNGGPFKSTEMLALNIYKESFTNNNLGLGSAKAIIFFVVVAAITVTQVYLTKKREVEA is encoded by the coding sequence ATGACATCTGGACAAAAGAAGTGGAAACGCGGTCTTGATTTTTGGCTCTTCGTCGGACCGGTCTTTCTTGTATTCGCAGTGATCGTGCTTGTACCGTTTTTCAATGGCGTCATGTATTCGTTCACGGACTGGAACGGTGTGACCGGAGAATTAAATTGGATCGGCTTTGATAACTATGTCCGTCTCTTTACGAGTGACGAGCAGTTCCAGCAGTCATTTTGGTTGACGACGAAATATACGGTCGTCGCCGTCATCTTAACGAATGTCGTCGGTTTCATCTTGGCGTTCTTATTGACACAAAATATTCGCACACGTAATTTCTTACGAACGATTTTCTTCATGCCGAACTTAATCGGTGGATTGATCCTCGGGTTCGTTTGGCAGTTCATCTATGTCAAAGGCTTCGCATCGATCGGTGAATTGACAGGATGGAGTATATTTGAACTTCCATGGTTAGGAGATGCCCGGACAGGATTCTGGGGTATCGTCATCGTTTCGATTTGGCAAGGTGGCGGTTACATCATGGTCATCTATATCGCGGCTCTACAAAACGTGCCACAAGAGCTGATTGAAGCAGCAAAAATCGATGGTGCCAATCGTCTATCGACGTTACGGAACATTACGTTGCCGCTGATCATGCCGTCGGTCACGATTTGTCTGTTCTTGACGATTTCGTGGTCCTTCAAGTTATTCGATACGAACTTATCCCTAACGAATGGTGGACCATTCAAATCGACCGAAATGCTTGCTTTAAACATTTACAAAGAATCGTTTACGAATAATAATCTTGGACTCGGATCAGCGAAGGCAATCATCTTCTTCGTTGTTGTTGCAGCGATTACAGTCACTCAAGTCTATCTGACGAAAAAACGGGAGGTGGAAGCATGA
- the asnA gene encoding aspartate--ammonia ligase, with protein sequence MTTLVSMKHTQEAITLVKKRFEERFSTTLGLTRVEAPLFVESTLGVNDHLNGVERIIRFDALDHTADLEIVQSLAKWKRQALHTYGFEAGEGLYTLMHAIRRDEMLDATHSIHVDQWDWERIITKEQRTSAYLQETVQAIYATIRQVEQEVEAEYGISAILPETIHFMTTQELEDAYPTLSTKERETEVTKAYGAVFLMQIGGALASGEKHDGRAADYDDWTLNGDILVHHPEIGAFELSSMGIRVDREALLKQTAIAQEEDKLAFPFHQGVLEERLPLTMGGGIGQSRMAMFLLKKRHIGEVQASVWSEETRKSLQAEGVHLL encoded by the coding sequence ATGACAACACTCGTATCGATGAAACACACACAGGAAGCTATCACACTCGTAAAGAAACGCTTTGAAGAACGCTTTTCGACGACACTCGGATTGACACGTGTCGAAGCACCATTGTTCGTAGAAAGCACACTCGGTGTCAACGATCATCTCAACGGCGTAGAGCGCATCATTCGCTTCGATGCCTTGGATCACACAGCAGACCTCGAAATCGTACAATCTCTTGCAAAATGGAAGCGTCAAGCGCTTCATACGTATGGATTTGAAGCAGGAGAAGGCTTATACACGTTGATGCATGCGATTCGTCGCGATGAGATGCTGGATGCGACACACTCCATTCACGTCGATCAGTGGGATTGGGAACGTATCATTACGAAAGAACAACGGACGAGTGCTTATTTACAAGAAACGGTACAAGCGATCTATGCAACGATTCGTCAAGTTGAGCAAGAAGTGGAAGCGGAGTACGGCATTTCAGCAATCTTACCGGAAACGATTCATTTCATGACGACACAAGAGCTAGAGGATGCGTATCCGACACTTTCGACGAAAGAACGTGAAACTGAAGTCACAAAAGCATATGGTGCAGTTTTCCTCATGCAAATCGGTGGCGCATTGGCTTCAGGTGAGAAGCATGATGGTCGAGCGGCTGACTACGATGACTGGACACTCAACGGTGACATTTTAGTACACCACCCAGAAATCGGAGCATTCGAATTGTCTTCAATGGGAATTCGCGTTGACCGTGAAGCGCTTTTAAAACAGACGGCGATTGCTCAAGAAGAGGATAAATTGGCGTTCCCGTTCCATCAAGGTGTGCTCGAAGAGCGTCTACCGTTAACGATGGGTGGAGGAATCGGTCAATCCCGTATGGCGATGTTCTTATTGAAGAAACGTCACATCGGTGAAGTCCAGGCTTCTGTCTGGTCGGAAGAGACGCGTAAAAGTCTTCAAGCGGAAGGCGTCCACTTGCTCTGA
- a CDS encoding DedA family protein: MLEWLFSAGESNLWLFLGIMIVGLGTELIPAEVGLPLLGLYVSNGTVSWTAAVLVGFLGSLMGATVFYLLGRYAGRPILIRYGKWLLIKEKEIEQGERIVGKYGTWSALFGRFFPVVRSVVSIPCGLFGLSFKRYLLASSIGLFPVSFFYIWVGERFGVERAESMLKGLEQELWWILGGIVVILGGYVLYRRAKAKRKEQKQDAQTKQSDS; encoded by the coding sequence ATGTTGGAATGGTTGTTTTCAGCCGGAGAATCCAATCTCTGGCTGTTTTTAGGAATTATGATTGTTGGTCTTGGAACGGAATTGATTCCGGCAGAAGTGGGCTTACCGTTGCTCGGTCTATATGTGTCGAACGGAACGGTCAGTTGGACAGCTGCTGTTCTGGTCGGTTTTTTAGGAAGTCTGATGGGGGCGACGGTCTTTTATCTTCTAGGTCGTTATGCAGGTCGTCCGATACTTATCCGGTACGGCAAATGGTTACTGATTAAAGAAAAAGAAATTGAGCAAGGGGAGCGCATCGTCGGGAAATACGGAACATGGTCTGCTTTGTTCGGACGTTTTTTCCCAGTCGTGCGCTCGGTCGTCTCGATTCCGTGTGGTTTGTTTGGTCTTTCGTTCAAACGCTATTTACTCGCTTCAAGTATTGGACTTTTTCCAGTTTCTTTCTTTTACATCTGGGTCGGTGAACGATTCGGAGTAGAACGTGCTGAATCCATGCTAAAAGGGTTAGAACAAGAGTTATGGTGGATCTTAGGTGGAATCGTCGTGATTCTTGGTGGATACGTTCTCTACCGTCGTGCCAAAGCGAAACGTAAGGAACAGAAGCAAGACGCACAAACGAAACAATCAGATTCATGA